From a single Francisella halioticida genomic region:
- a CDS encoding IS3 family transposase — MSKKRVTYTADFKAKVIIELLEGDMTVNEIASKYDLLPKNVHNWKQQFLSNACLAFDKSSVVKEYKQEIDELRKDKDATSKELGEVIVERDFLMGKLKSLVSSNDRVNSVDTKLELSLNNQLKLLSVSKSVYYYTPISKFSSNDDIRLLNAIDLIHTKHPYYGTRRLVKLLNRLGFLVGRKLIKSAMELMGIKALYPKKKTTVINKQHKKYPYLLNVFKNETNQVVIDKANKVWSADITYIRLECGYVHI, encoded by the coding sequence ATGAGTAAAAAAAGAGTAACGTATACAGCTGATTTTAAAGCTAAAGTAATTATAGAATTGCTAGAAGGCGATATGACAGTTAATGAGATAGCAAGTAAGTATGATTTACTTCCTAAAAACGTGCATAATTGGAAGCAGCAATTTTTATCTAATGCTTGCTTAGCATTTGATAAAAGCTCTGTTGTTAAGGAGTATAAGCAGGAAATAGATGAGCTTAGAAAAGATAAAGATGCAACAAGTAAAGAACTAGGCGAGGTAATAGTAGAGAGGGATTTTTTAATGGGAAAGCTAAAAAGCTTGGTATCATCAAATGATAGAGTAAACTCTGTAGATACTAAGCTAGAATTATCTTTAAATAATCAGCTTAAACTATTATCTGTATCTAAGAGTGTGTACTATTATACACCAATATCAAAATTTAGTAGTAATGATGATATTAGACTATTAAATGCAATAGATTTGATACATACTAAACATCCATATTATGGTACGAGAAGGCTAGTAAAGTTGCTAAATAGATTAGGATTTCTAGTTGGAAGGAAGCTAATCAAAAGTGCTATGGAATTAATGGGTATTAAGGCATTGTATCCTAAAAAAAAGACAACTGTCATTAATAAGCAACACAAGAAATATCCATACTTACTTAATGTATTTAAAAATGAGACGAATCAGGTTGTTATAGATAAAGCTAATAAGGTATGGAGTGCTGATATCACGTATATTAGACTAGAATGTGGGTATGTGCATATTTAG